gaaggaaggaaggaagaaagaagagagatgaggGAGGATTTGGATGGACACAGATTTAGCTAATAAGTAGAGTCTAACGGCAGGGTTTgggaaatgtttaaaaatgagaaaagtttgGGGTGTTACAGGACTTTTAGGGACTTTGACAAGCTGTTCCACCTTTTGACACTGCAAGACAACAATGCTATTGACAAAGTTTACACCAGGGACCATGCAATCAAGTTAATGTTACAGTTTGCTACATCAGTTGCCATGTTGGATATTGCTGTCCATAGGCATCCTGGGCCCCAGGGCATCAGTGGGTTGGAGACACCCACAACTGGTAAGAGGTGTGGAGCAATATGAGCAGAATGGGCAGCTGGGAATGAATTGGTAGAATGTGCTTAGTACACACATGGTCCTGGTGATCTCCAGCATCAATAAAagtcacttgggagacagaagcaggaggatcagaagttcaaggctattcttaGCTACATTATGAGttaaagccaacctgggctacatgtcTCAACAAATAACAGATGGTGTTGTTAGCcagtgggttctctctctctctctctctctctctttttttttttaaagatttatttatttgttatatgtaagtacactgtagctgtcttcagacaccccagaagagggcatcagatctcatggttgtgagccactatgtggttgctgggatttgaactcaggacctccggaagagcagtcagtgctcttacctgctgagccatctttccagctcctgggttCTCATTTTTTGATAATTTAGTTATATTATGAAGTGTTTTTCAATGGTTTTCCCATTTAAAACAACAATTGTTCATACATTTCTAAAACTTGGAAGCCAGTGGATCATTGTGCTAAGTCAGTTGATATAATACATATAATCAAGAATAAATATCTTGGTATAATAACTAGATAGAGAAAAAAGTTGCAGCCACTGCAACTAAACAGTGGTTACTATTTACTAAAGAGTGAATTTTTGTGttgtatgctttttaaaaataaaacacacatatacttagATATGGATTATCTTAGCCTGTcaattgctgtaataaaatactgaccaaaaacaacttgaagaGAGTGCTTACTTCAGCTTACAGGTTGCAGTCGCTCATCAAATAAGGCTGAGGCAGggctcagggcaggaacctgaagtcaggaactaaagcagagaccacagtggaaggctgcttactggcttgctcttcatgactTACTCAACTGGccttcttatacaacccaaggTGTGACACTGTCCACAGTGCCCTACATCCTCCCACACCAGTCATTAGGAAACTGCTCCCCAGACACGCCCACAGGCCATCAGCTGTAGGCAATTCCCCAAAAGATGTTCCTTCATCCCAGGTAAAACTAGTAGTTTTAAattgacaaaaactagccagcacagtgatTGGTTTGCTGCTCCGACTTCTGTTtggcttgttgttgttgaagttgcTGAGTCTATGTTACTTTTGAGATGATTGGCAAACCACTCTAAAGGAAAGCAGGGACATGACAGACGTGCTGGTGACGTGCTTCTGAATACAGATTCCcaaacaaacaatagcaaaaagGGAAGAACCACACATGGATTGACTGAAACAGAAATGGCTGTCTGATACACACAGGAACAGAAGGAATACAATGACAACTTATACTAAACTCAGTCTCTATTGGTTAGCACATCAGAATAAGATcatcataaaatacaaaaaaacaaaaacaaaaaacaaaaaaccccaccaccaACAAACCCTAACAAACAAAATGATGTATAATTTTTGACAAGGTCTTGTgtatccaggctggcctagaactccctcttaaactgagggtgaccttgaatttccaaTCCTCCTTCCTCCAGCACCAGGGTGCTTGACTACAAGCACGTGCAACCATTTTcagttaagaagaaaacaaagcaccTTTAGGGGGATTCTAATAACGTTCTCCAGTTCATTTTCCTATGAGTTAGGAACAACTGTCGTCAGGCAGTGCTTGCTAATACAAAGGAACGAACATCGAAAGCTACCCAGttccactttcctggtttttaTGCAGGATGACTCAACATACCCAGGTGCGGATGGGAAGACAGAGTCAAAGGTCAGGAATTTACACACAAGTCTAAGTCCTATTTTCAACCAAAAAGAGACTAAATATTTAAAGATCCTCTTTACTTGGTGAGGCACCAAATTTATCAAGTAATAAATActggtcactttttttttttttttNgagacagggtttctctgtgtagccctggctgtcctggaactcactttgtagaccaggctggcctcgaactcagaaatccgcctgcctctgcctcccgagtgctgggattaaaggcgtgcgccaccacgcccggcttactggTCATTTTTGAAACAAATTGTGTTTCCATAATAAATCCTCTGTAGGACTTGTTACATCCTAGGATGATGCCGGTTGAAGAAGGGGGGACAGGATTGGAGTCAAACATTGGGGAACTGAAGGCTTTCCCAGGACGCTGGAGAATGGGAAGGCAGGGAGTTGCCAAGTCAATTGGAGCCTGAGACCAATTGCCTGAGACAAAGTGCGCTCGGACCGCACGACGTCAAGCCTACACTAAGCCCGGGTCAGGATTCATTCGGATGGCTAGAAACGGGACAGTGCTTTCGGCCCAGAGAACGGGCTTCTGAAGGTCCTACGGGTTGGCCTGGGTCTGAAAAATCCCGACATTGCTGCGATCGGAGGAACATctcagggtgggggctgggggacaCGGCTGGAGCAAAGTGAGTCTGAAAGCTCGGATTCCCTTACGGGGTCCCGGGTCTGACAACTGCTTTGTACACCCGAGCCACACCTGAATAACAATTTGGGGAGTGGGGGCCGCGGCCGCAGGAAGTAGATCTGTGGTTGGATGTGGAGGCCAAGATCCGGCTGGCTGTCCAGTCTCTCGCGCCGGAAGTTCGAACCAGAAGCGGTAGTCTCTTCCGAACTCTTCCTGTAATCCGGGCCCAAGTCCCATTTGACTGAAGGCCTTCTGGGCTGTGTAGAGGTCTCTGACGGGCTAGAGAGCGACTCAGGAAAGCTAGCAAGACCTAAAACCATGGTGGAAAGACGCGCAGACGGGGAGCAACTATCTACACTGGAGTGCGTTGCCTGGGAGACAACTGGCAGGCGGACGGCGCGACGGTCTTTAGGCGTTCTTAGTGAGACTCTGTAGGGCGTGTTGCCTAGGAGACGACGGGTGAGTGGGCGGGGCGTGCAGGCGGTGGGCGTAGCAATGGTCTTTCTACTTGGCGCGTTTCTGTGGAGACGGGCGGGTACGCCCTGCTGCAGCCCACCCAGCTTTTCCCAAACGCCTGGGAACTGCGTAGTCCTTCGAGGTACAGAGTCAGTCGCGGGGTCCCCCTAAGCCCCGAACTGCCCATTGTTCCGCGAGGAGAAGCCGTTGCTACCAAGGTCCGGAATCATGAAGGGCCCTCTCTTTCTTGGAAAGGGTCGCCCGCGGCTCCGGCCTGAAATTGCGTCCTGAAAGATTTCCGGGGTACTGAGGGAAGGAGGTAAGTTCGTTTGAGTCTTGTCACCACGTAGAGAGGCCAAGCTTCCTAGACTTGTTGTGGCACCTCCCGCTCATCTACTTGTGGACTCTGTTCCACGTTTATAACCCAGAATTTAACCAGCGCCCCACCTATATTTGCCAACTTTCTCCCGAAAGTGTAATCCACCAGAAATATCAGCCTTCAGAACTTGCTGTCTAATGATGAACAAAACTGGTTTTCATCGAGTCTCAGGTTTCACGGCTACAAATTAACTAGATGCCAAAAGCCTGGTTGGTTGTAAATGTAAAAAGCAGGAGATGAAGTTtctgttccctcccctcccctcccctcccctctcccccttccccttgccctctccctctccctctgtcttgaAAGAGTTTccgtagtccaggctggtttaGGAACACCACattttgcctcagcttccaggTCTGCTCTACCATGTCCTACTGTCTATAACCGCTTCTTACTATCTTTGCAACTCTATAACAAATGCCTTTATTTGTCATTCCCACTCGGCTTTGCATTTTAACTTTACCTCTGAGGGACTGAAGAgagcagaaacaaaaccaaatgtcaCTTGGAAGTCACATTCCTTGGAAGGCAGGAACAGGGAGACAGAACAGTGGGAAAATAACTGATTGGCCTGAGGTTACCTTGAATGACTTTTCATTCTGAGAGGATTAAGGTAGGCCATGACCTTATGCTAGCTGAAACTGGCCTGCCTGGGAAATCCCGATTTCTCAAAGgttaattttaagaaaacagctttgtttctgtgacaaggaaaaaaaattaaatcaaaacaaacaaacaaaaaccccctgCAGTTTGTTTCCTCAGCTCTTTGTTGGGGGGGCAGGACCCATAAAGCAAGGGCCCCACCTTTCtcttctacctcctgaatgctgcagtTCCAGGTGACCATCACCAAGGCTCTTTTCTGTTTGCTCTCAGTTGACTTTGAGGTCATTAATGTTGGAAGTCACACAGCTGAGCAGAAAACATGAGTTTCCACTAGCTGTGCTGTAGTAGATGACACCAGTTATGTGTGCTGAAAACAGCTAGACTTGTTGGCTGGttatgagaagatggaaagacttgTCATATCACTTTCCCTCTTGTCACCTTTAACCTTTGGGTCCAGTTCTACTTAACGTAATCGGAACATATCCACCCTAATGTTCTTTCAGTGGCTCTACTCCCTCAGCTCCTAACCACCCTCTTTCTCCTGAACCCACCCCAGTAAACCCAAGGCCCATCCCTTCCATTGTTCACGGTCTCTCTGGCCATGGCTGGCCCCCTTCCTCTGTGTGAAAAGACCCCCAGCACTTGAGCAACAGTTCTGGCTAAGTGATGTGAATGTTGGTGTAATCACTGAGTTCTCTGCTGTACTTCTCGATGCATAGGTTCTTACCCTCCAAACTTCCTCCTCCGTCCTGCAGGTTTCAGTGGGCACAGCCTAGCAGAAAGATGCAAGCTTAATACAGCACGGACTGTCGACTTCCACCTTGATGACTTCACCTTGGAGTGCCTTCCCAGTTCAGTTCCCCCAGCCTTCAATCAGAGGCCTCTCACAGATCACCAAGAGCCTGTTTATCAGCAATGGTGTGGCTGCCAACAACAAGCTCCTACTGTCCAGCAATCAGATCACCACAGTCATCAACGTCTCAGTAGAGGTAGCAAACACCTTCTACGAGGGTATCCAgtatgtgcaggtgcctgtggtcGATGCGCCAGTCGCTCGCCTCTCTGATTTCTTCGACTCCATTGCCGACCATATCCATTCGGTGGAGATGCAGAAAGGCCGCACACTGTTGCATTGTGCTGCTGGCGTGAGCCGCTCAGCTGCCCTGTGCCTCGCCTACCTCATGAAGTACCATGCCATGTCCCTTGTAGATGCCCACACTTGGACCAAGTCATGCAGGCCCATCATCCGGCCCAACAGTGGCTTTTGGGAGCAGCTCATCCATTACGAGTTGCAGCTGTTTGGCAAGAACACAATGCAGATGATGGACTCGCCAATGGGACGGATCCCAGACATCTACGAGAAGGAGACCCGTCTGATGATcccactgtaagccagcccaccAGTAACTACAGTACCCCAAGGTCTGAACTTGAACTTGACTTTTGTTGCTGCAGGAGCACAGCAGGTGGTGCTTTTCATGACGCCAGAAAACAGTGTTGCTATAGCATTTAACCTCGAAGTCCAGCCAGGTTtggtggtgcctgcctgtaaCCTCAGATTGCTGAAGCAGGGAGATTAcaaggtgagtttgaggccagcctaggctacatatgaggccctatctcaaaaacaaaatcaacaacagaaaTTCCCAACAATTACTATCTTGTCACCTGTGTTTTCAGAG
Above is a genomic segment from Mus caroli chromosome 11, CAROLI_EIJ_v1.1, whole genome shotgun sequence containing:
- the Dusp18 gene encoding dual specificity protein phosphatase 18 gives rise to the protein MTSPWSAFPVQFPQPSIRGLSQITKSLFISNGVAANNKLLLSSNQITTVINVSVEVANTFYEGIQYVQVPVVDAPVARLSDFFDSIADHIHSVEMQKGRTLLHCAAGVSRSAALCLAYLMKYHAMSLVDAHTWTKSCRPIIRPNSGFWEQLIHYELQLFGKNTMQMMDSPMGRIPDIYEKETRLMIPL